One Dioscorea cayenensis subsp. rotundata cultivar TDr96_F1 chromosome 17, TDr96_F1_v2_PseudoChromosome.rev07_lg8_w22 25.fasta, whole genome shotgun sequence DNA window includes the following coding sequences:
- the LOC120281080 gene encoding NEDD4-binding protein 2-like, translating to MAMSSAAADFDTTSAADGLIKNVVNWVGKYNFDDDSDNDDDNSTIYYTHRKDALNMSRMASEHARESSEALRRGDRNKEYHLSLMAHEESICANKLHQKAAEEIMRKTNKSNNIWKLDLHCLHASEAVDAVKQRLKKLEASPRTPLKSLSPHCQPNVLTIITGVGKHSRGSPVLPGAVKEFLTSNRYRFYDLRPGVITVYPKFVETM from the exons atggccatgtcatcagcggcGGCAGACTTCGATACGACATCCGCCGCCGATG GGCTAATAAAAAACGTGGTTAATTGGGTTGGCAAGTATAATTTTGATGACGACAGTGATAATGACGATGATAATAGCACCATCTATTACACCCATCGCAAGGACGCTCTAAATATGtcaag GATGGCATCTGAGCATGCAAGGGAATCCAGTGAAGCACTGAGAAGAGGAGACAGAAACAAAGAATACCATTTGAGTTTAATGGCACATGAGGAAAGCATTTGTGCTAATAAATTGCATCAAAAAGCAGCTGAAGAGATTATGAGAAAGACTAACAAATCCAACAATATTTGGAAACTGGACTTGCACTGCCTTCATGCTTCTGAAGCAGTTGATGCTGTTAAGCAACGTCTTAAAAAGCTTGAAGCATCACCAAGAACACCACTGAAATCTTTATCTCCTCACTGTCAACCAAATGTCTTAACAATCATaacag GGGTGGGGAAGCATAGCAGAGGATCACCAGTGCTACCTGGAGCAGTCAAAGAATTTCTCACTAGTAATAG GTACCGCTTTTATGATCTTAGGCCTGGAGTGATAACGGTTTATCCAAAGTTTGTTGAGACAATGTGA
- the LOC120280599 gene encoding LOW QUALITY PROTEIN: uncharacterized protein LOC120280599 (The sequence of the model RefSeq protein was modified relative to this genomic sequence to represent the inferred CDS: deleted 2 bases in 1 codon) encodes MDDSQTPHHLTGRPVAGTEHSWCSVVPGGTGITILLLRLSRPISLFSLPPLSPISSTPTPSSAPGSLEPTQTNTSSSPSLPFATPSSKPYPYLPVPPFLSALDLELNRNPWTDTPEPNQIPVFFTTIYENQPDPGPSLIVLRFHTSVCDRTAAVAILKELMALLAGGGGGGEEGQSRNGENGVNLGIEDLIPKKDSWKPFWARGKDLIGYSLNGLRTHCLSFQDTDSARSSEVVRLVVDQDETNRILSACKERGIKLFSVITAAVLIATVSSKLLENNQAETYSVVTLVDCRKYLEPPLHEHNVGFYHSAIMNTHTVHEGEDCWEVAKRCHNAFTNATNNKKHLTDIGELNFLMCKASENPQLTPASSLRTALISIWEDPVIYESFPAQEQLGVEDYIGCASVHGVGPSIAVFDTIRDGQLDCVFVYPSPLHSRRQMQDLVEHMKKLLVHEGQTETEEPGA; translated from the exons ATGGATGATTCCCAAACCCCTCACCATCTCACTGGCCGCCCCGTCGCCGGCACTGAGCATAGCTGGTGCAGCGTCGTTCCTGGCGGCACTGGCATCAccatcctcctcctccgcctCTCCCGGCCAATCTCCCTGTTC TCCTTGCCGCCGCTATCACCGATCTCCTCAACTCCCACCCCCTCCTCCGCGCCCGGCTCACTCGAACCAACCCAAACGaacacttcttcttctccatccctCCCCTTTGCGACCCCATCATCGAAACCCTATCCCTATCTCCCAGTCCCCCCCTTCCTCTCCGCCCTCGATCTCGAACTGAACCGAAACCCTTGGACCGATACTCCCGAACCGAACCAAATCCCGGTTTTCTTCACAACGATCTATGAGAACCAACCCGATCCTGGTCCATCCCTTATCGTTTTGCGATTCCACACCTCCGTCTGCGACCGCACGGCGGCGGTGGCGATCCTGAAGGAGTTGATGGCGCTTCTGGCCGGCGGAGGAGGGGGAGGGGAAGAGGGGCAATCAAGGAATGGGGAGAACGGAGTCAATTTGGGAATTGAAGATTTGATTCCCAAAAAGGACTCGTGGAAGCCGTTTTGGGCTCGAGGAAAAGATCTGATTGGATATTCGCTAAATGGGTTGAGAACTCATTGCTTGAGCTTTCAGGATACGGACTCGGCCCGGTCTTCGGAGGTTGTGCGCTTGGTCGTTGACCAGGATGAGACTAATAGGATACTCTCT GCATGCAAAGAAAGGGGGATAAAGTTATTTTCAGTAATAACAGCTGCAGTACTGATTGCAACTGTTTCATCCAAACTTCTTGAGAACAATCAAGCAGAGACTTACTCAGTTGTCACTCTTGTTGATTGCCGAAAATATTTAGAGCCTCCTCTACATGAACACAATGTTG GGTTCTACCATTCGGCCATTATGAACACACACACCGTGCACGAAGGAGAAGACTGCTGGGAAGTGGCCAAGAGATGTCACAATGCCTTCACCAATGCAACGAACAACAAGAAACACCTCACTGATATTGGTGAGTTGAATTTTCTAATGTGCAAGGCTAGTGAGAATCCTCAGCTCACTCCAGCATCCTCACTGCGCACCGCACTAATCTCCATCTGGGAAGATCCAGTGATCTATGAGTCCTTTCCTGCGCAAGAACAGCTTGGTGTGGAGGACTACATTGGATGTGCATCGGTTCACGGTGTCGGGCCATCTATTGCAGTTTTTGATACAATCCGAGATGGGCAACTTGATTGTGTATTTGTGTATCCTTCCCCTTTGCATTCAAGAAGACAAATGCAGGATCTTGTTGAGCATATGAAGAAACTTCTTGTGCATGAAGGTCAGACAGAAACTGAAGAACCTGGTGcttga
- the LOC120281081 gene encoding aspartic proteinase-like: MLRHGVHRKTCKITYGSGSISGYFSEDNVFIEATRESALAFLLAKFDGILGLGFQEISVGNFPLNWSTMADQNLMDEKIFSFWLNRDADDEDRGELVFGGVDPQHFKGNHSYVPISRKGYWQFDMGDIRIGGYSSGYCAGGCAAIADSGTSLLAGPTAIVTEINHAIGAQGVISAECKEVVKEYGDIIIVLLIAQTRPDKICSQIGLCLFDGSQYVGTAIESVVGKAEKEQSSANSDIFCTACEMAVVWMQNQLRLNETKELLLKYANQLCEKLPSPMAMGEITVDCDKIAEMPEISYTIGSKTFALTLEQIKIKYVLKVEELEVTQCLSGFMAETGRLRLLDTDVFCSTDMMSLIINNKKTSIIHNIYKSSIINRTRETNDQRRIGDVDEVRGDSGATGVVTIGKVGAGVDEGS, translated from the exons ATGTTGAGGCATGGAGTTCATA GAAAGACATGCAAGATTACTTATGGTTCTGGTTCAATATCTGGTTACTTCAGCGAAGATAAT gttttcattgaggcaacacgTGAGTCGGCTCTCGCTTTCTTATTGGCAAAGTTCGATGGCATTCTTGGACTTGGCTTTCAGGAAATTTCTGTCGGGAACTTTCCACTGAATTG GTCTACCATGGCTGATCAGAATTTAATGGATGAGAAAATTTTCTCGTTCTGGCTCAACAGAGATGCAGACGATGAAGATAGAGGTGAGCTTGTATTTGGTGGTGTTGATCCCCAGCATTTCAAAGGCAATCACAGTTATGTTCCTATTAGTCGCAAAGGATACTggcag TTTGACATGGGGGATATTCGTATAGGAGGCTATTCAAGTG gCTATTGTGCTGGAGGGTGTGCTGCAATTGCAGACTCTGGAACATCCTTGTTGGCAGGACCAACT GCTATTGTGACTGAAATCAACCATGCAATAGGTGCACAAGGGGTCATCAGTGCAGAATGTAAAGAAGTTGTCAAAGAGTATGGTGATATAATAATCGTTCTGTTAATAGCACAG ACACGACCTGATAAGATCTGCAGCCAGATTGGTTTGTGCCTTTTCGATGGATCTCAGTATGTTGG CACGGCCATTGAGAGTGTAGTCGGGAAAGCAGAGAAAGAACAGTCATCGGCTAATTCAGATATTTTCTGTACTGCTTGTGAGATGGCTGTTGTGTGGATGCAAAATCAGCTGAGGTTGAATGAAACTAAGGAGTTGTTACTGAAGTATGCCAACCAG ctatgtgaaaaactACCAAGCCCCATGGCCATGGGAGAAATAACTGTTGATTGTGATAAGATAGCAGAAATGCCTGAAATTTCATACACAATTGGAAGCAAGACCTTTGCCCTAACTCTAGAACAGATAAAGATCAAA TATGTGCTGAAAGTTGAGGAACTAGAAGTAACTCAATGTTTAAGTGGATTTATGGCTgagacgggccggttacggcTTCTGGACACAGATGTCTTTTGCTCAACTGATATGATGTCTTTaatcataaacaacaaaaagacTTCAATAATTCACAACATATACAAGAGCTCCATAATCAACAGAACCAGAGAAACAAAT GATCAGAGGAGGATAGGTGATGTCGATGAAGTAAGAGGAGACTCAGGTGCCACTGGAGTTGTAACTATTGGTAAAGTAGGAGCTGGAGTGGATGAGGGTTCCTAA